In the genome of Lathyrus oleraceus cultivar Zhongwan6 chromosome 4, CAAS_Psat_ZW6_1.0, whole genome shotgun sequence, the window GAATTCCTCTTAAGAAAGCGAGTCAAAAGAGATTCTCTAGTCACGACTGACGCGTGTAAGCGCATGGGACCGACCATCATGGCGCCATAAATCCCAGCCAAAACACAACCCCCACAATTCTCATCCTTCACTCAAAAACCTCCACATGGCAAATCATTACACCAATGCCACATGTCACTTCCCAATTGGCAAACACAAAACCAAAACCAAAACCCGTACACACACTATCATTACCCACCCGCCCAACAAAAAAAAAAACGATTTAATTCAATTTCATCTTTCAAATTCAGACACCGCTTAGAATCAAAGACATAGATAGTTATTAGATCTAAAAcgaaaaaagaagaagaagaagaagaagctcTTTATCAAAGACAACAATGCCTTCAACTGAAGGAGACTTAGATCTTAGGGTAAAAAATAAAATCTCTATTAATCTTCGTtaatttatttttcttctttaattttatttaatttatttccCTAACTGTCTCATTTTTTTTTGCAGCAATCTTCTCATTCTGCTTTCTCAACCGGGTTAGTTAAACTTAAACCATATCTCTTTCGTTACTTTCTCCATTTTTCTCTCTCCTAGGGTTTGGGTTTCGCTCTGTAACGGCATTGTTGTTTTCGTTTTCAGAGAAAACGCATTCGCCGATGTAGGAAATTTGGAACATTGCGCCAAGTATTTGAACCAATCGCTCGTCACATTTGGTTTTTCTGCTTCGCTCGATCTTTTTGCGAACGATCCTGTAAGAATTAATCTTCGAAGTGAAATTGCAAGTAGATAGTGAAAATGGCGttgtttttgaaaaatttgattcTATGATGTTTAGGTTTCTATAGCGAGGACTTGCAATTGTATATACTTTTTGCTTCAGCAGAGACAGCGTGATGTTGAGTTTAGAGAGTCTGCTAATGAACAAAGACAACGGTAATTGTTTGATAGCTGACATTAGGTTGTTGATGattgtgtttgtgtgtgtgtgtgtgtgatattGATTTGTTTAACGGTAAGTGTTTTGATTTTGATGTTCGTAGATTGTTATCTGATATATCGAGATTTGAGGCCAAAGTTGAGAGACTTGAAGGGCAAATACAAGCCAAAGATAGAGAGATAGCAACGTTAACTAGGAAGGTGAGGAGATGATTTTAAAATATAGTTTTGGTAAATGTCAAGCAAGCATTGAATGGTTGAAAGTTTGTATATATAATGTGAGCATTGAATGGTTTCCTTATTTGCAAAATAATGGTACTAGTTATGtttgtttttgttatttatcGGTGGGGTTTATAATTCATGAGTTATTTGTTCCTGTCTAGGAAGCTAAAAACACTTCAGCTCTTAAGGCCACAATTGATAAGCTGCAACAGGAGAGGGATGAATTTCAGAGGATGGTTATTGGTAATCAGGTTAGAGGCTGTTTTTACTATGATTATTTTTCGTGTCTTGTTTAGATGCCCGTAATTCAAAATGGATAAGCTCTGACTATTTATCAATTTGACTATGCGGTCGGTGCCAAAGCAAGTAAAGACTCAACAAGTACATGAGATGAAGAAGAAGGAAAAGGAATACATAAAACTGCAGGTAGCATATCTTTGACTTACATTGTTTAAATGAGAATGGTATTCTGACAACTTGTGCTCCTATATGCTAGGGATTTTACTCCCATTGAATTATTTCATGATCCCACAAATGATTAGATTTGGAAATATGAAGGGTTGGTACATTATACTTGCAGGAGAGACTAAACCAAGTGTTGATGGAGAAGAAGAAAGAATCTAGGTCGGGCATGGAGATAATGAATTTGCTTCAGGTATCAACCATCCATGTAATTTGAATGTTGCTCCTAACTTGTAAGATCGCAAATTTTTTGTGATAATTTGGTACTTATGACATGTGTAAACAGAAGGAAGGGAGGCAACGTGGGACTTGGAATGGGAAGAAAACAGACAATGATTTTTATAAAAAGATTGTATGCAAGCTTTCACCTTATCATTATAAACTTTAAATCCTCAACACTCTCCACCATTCACAGTTTATTTATAATAATGGAAGGTGGATGCTTATGAGGCAAAGAATCAAGAACTGATAGCAGAAAATGCTGATTTAAGAGCATTATTGAGATCAATGCAGGTGGGTTCCTGATTTGTAATTGTTATTATTTGCTGAAAATTCTACTTGTAGACATGTATGAACGCTTCCTGTTTGATTCTTTTGCCATGTTTCATTGATTCTCCTTATGATTTCGGGTCATCCAGCAACTCTTCATTTGTTAATTTTTCTTAATGTGTTCATTCTATAAGAGGTTTTTGTGTGTGCATGCAAATGtgcacacacgcacacacacacacccaTATGAATTAGTTTGGCACTTTCATTCATTACCTTTTTCATCTTTAGAAATTTTATGCCTTGGGACTGATTTTAGAATTGAAAGCATTAGAGAGAAACATGGAGTGGCTGGCACCTATTGTAAAAAAAATGGTAGTCTCACTGTAGGTAGTTTGGGCACAAGAGGAGAAAACTGTTAAAGCATCCGTAGGGTTGGTAGACCAAATGAAGGCCACTCTAATAGTAGAGGTAGGAGATTAAGGATATCTGCAGACCAAACCATTATAAATATGTGGAATTATATGTCAACCTTTAGACATGCCTTATGATAGGATACTATGGCACTGTTTAGGTTTTGGTGGTTGTTACTGACTGATTGTTAGACACAAAAACATGTTAATTGTTTTGATGTATTCAGGGAACTGATTGTTTTAGTGATGCAAAGTACAGATGGATGGAGGATGGTAGTTACTAATTAGAACGAAAAAAAAGGAGAATGTTAACTCTGTACAAAATTTGGTCTGGTAGCTTTCGGCatatttcttttgtttttcatccatctttgtcattttttatattttgacTAGGCTCTGTACTTCCTTCCTTCTAAAGGCCATTGTTCTATGATGCCCATCCCTCTAAAGCAGAGAGTTTGACCTAGGTTATTAGATCTGTGAGTGTAATGAATACTGATTACAGGTGGATATGCGTGATTTCTTAAATGCTCCTAATGGGCTGCCAAATCAATCTCCCACTCCAAATGAAAGAGCTGAAAGTAATCCTTCGCAATCGCCGCTGGTTGGGAGAACGGTGTGGAAATTTACTTATCTTTTGTACATTGTTCGCACTGTCAAACTGCCCTATGAAATTTATAAGTTTGATAATTGCAGGACGTATTTGATCTTCCTTTTCACATGGCCAGAGATCAAATTGAAGAGAGTCTTAGAACCAAGATGGCTTCTATAAAGGTTAGTATTACTTATTAGTATTCCCTTTTTGGTTTCCATTGTTAAGTACCTGCATATATGGATTATTTGTGTTTTGGTTGTTAATGGCTTAAAATTTCAAATATGAAGGAGCGCATGGTCCAATTGCAAGATGCGCAGAAAGAGGCAGACGTCACTTCGGAAGCTACCGAGAGGGAACTTGAGCTTGAAGCTCAACTTGTTGAAGCAAGGAGCATTATACAAGAGCAGGTAATGTTTTATGCTCTCACAATTGCAATCATGAGTTAGGTCCAAGACATTTTGACGCATGTTTTACTACGATGCAAAATAACAAAGCTGATGTTTTTTATTTAGAaaaggtttttttttttttttaatgttttatgGTGTTTGGCCAATACAAAATTGTTCTTTATGATGACAGCAGAAAAATAAAACTACATTTAATGGAAGCAAGAATTGGTGTTTCATTGAGGATTGATATATGCCTACAACATGCAACTCCATATCTTTTGGCGGGTCCAGTCCTAAACATGTATCTATTTTCCAAACGGCTCCCTTTCAACAAATCCATGGGCTTTTTCTTTTTTTGCAATTGAATTTCCTGGCAGTAGTTTGCTTAGTGCTGAACTGTGTTAATTCGACAATCCATTTTAAATTTATGAGAGTAATGTGATAATATGTTGTGTTGCAGGAATCTATAATGGCTAAACATCTTTCAAAGTCTGACAGACCAAGGTATACTTGGTGTTCTCTATTTCTTAAGAACTGTCTAATATGTCTAGCTGCAGTAAATTGATTTACTTTTTGAATTTTATAGGGAATCGGCACCGGCTGAGGTATGTATTTATGTTTATGTTTGCCTGTTTCAAGTTTTGGGTGGCTAAGTCAATTTATAATCAACCTATCAACCTAATTTTATACAACCGAAAGTCCAAAGGTTTTTTACTGTATTTGTGGTATAGTTGGAGGAATACTGGTATTTGGAAATGCATCTTTGGAGGTATACTTTAAGTGAGGTGTGTTTTATTTCCCAATGACTAGCGCCTCAAACAAAATTGTTGCATGACTATATTATGAGTTTAGGTTTCTTAAATTTCTTAGTCCGATAGTTTTTTTTCCACATCAGATAAAGCATCTAATAGATTATATCTATTGAGGTATGAGGTTATAGGAGTAACCAGTTTATTGAGGTAGATTATGTCTTTTGTTTTCTTAAACTTCTTACTCCTGAATGAAAATTCCAATTAGGTATGTTTATTGAGGTTATAGGAGTAACCAATTTTGTTTGTAAGAGTGCAACTTTCAAAAGAAAATTGTGTCAATAATTCATAAGTTGATAACAATTTAATTAGTGTGGTAGGAAAAGATGTGTGTCAAAGTTTTAATGTTGTGATTTTGAAAATATGTTCAAATGTATTGATCTCTGATTAAAATGCACCGGTTTCCTATGGTGGGAACGACTCTTTTTTGTATCTTCTCAGACACCCAGTTTTGAAGATAAACTGGTGAGTACTAGGAATTAGGGCTTTAAAGAACAACATAAATGGGATTTAATCAGACTTATTCCTCTGCTGGCAGCAGAAGGGATCAACTATTAATGTTAACATGGTCTGTGTCGTGTTGATAGGGGTAGTGCTAGACTGGGAGCACATGTTGGTGTAGAAATGGTGGTCATGAAGATGGCATTTTGCATCAACCTTTTTTGAGGTTTTTGTTGGTGATTCTTTTGTTTTTACAATACTTTCATCTCATTCGCCTCAAAACGTTCATTGAAGTATGATAATGGGATCAGTGTTGTTGATGGTGAAAGGCCAAAAATTCGTCATATGAACGTGTCATTGCGGCCTATGGCATCGCCATGGCGGACATGCCATTATGCCATGGTGGCACCATGGTAGCAATATAACAACACTATATGAGATTTGATCATAAAGTTAAAATCTTCATCACGAATGATT includes:
- the LOC127135025 gene encoding uncharacterized protein LOC127135025 isoform X1 — encoded protein: MPSTEGDLDLRQSSHSAFSTGENAFADVGNLEHCAKYLNQSLVTFGFSASLDLFANDPVSIARTCNCIYFLLQQRQRDVEFRESANEQRQRLLSDISRFEAKVERLEGQIQAKDREIATLTRKEAKNTSALKATIDKLQQERDEFQRMVIGNQQVKTQQVHEMKKKEKEYIKLQERLNQVLMEKKKESRSGMEIMNLLQKEGRQRGTWNGKKTDNDFYKKIVDAYEAKNQELIAENADLRALLRSMQVDMRDFLNAPNGLPNQSPTPNERAESNPSQSPLVGRTDVFDLPFHMARDQIEESLRTKMASIKERMVQLQDAQKEADVTSEATERELELEAQLVEARSIIQEQESIMAKHLSKSDRPRESAPAELEEYWYLEMHLWRYTLSEGVCN
- the LOC127135025 gene encoding uncharacterized protein LOC127135025 isoform X2; this encodes MPSTEGDLDLRQSSHSAFSTGENAFADVGNLEHCAKYLNQSLVTFGFSASLDLFANDPVSIARTCNCIYFLLQQRQRDVEFRESANEQRQRLLSDISRFEAKVERLEGQIQAKDREIATLTRKEAKNTSALKATIDKLQQERDEFQRMVIGNQQVKTQQVHEMKKKEKEYIKLQERLNQVLMEKKKESRSGMEIMNLLQKEGRQRGTWNGKKTDNDFYKKIVDAYEAKNQELIAENADLRALLRSMQVDMRDFLNAPNGLPNQSPTPNERAESNPSQSPLVGRTDVFDLPFHMARDQIEESLRTKMASIKERMVQLQDAQKEADVTSEATERELELEAQLVEARSIIQEQESIMAKHLSKSDRPRESAPAEGVCN